A genome region from Haloarcula rubripromontorii includes the following:
- a CDS encoding 1,4-dihydroxy-2-naphthoate polyprenyltransferase, with product MSTATADVSKRQAWVMAARPQTLPAGAAPVIVGMGLAVHAGVFALLPAVAALVGALLIQIGTNFANDYYDAVKGADTDDREGFTRVTAGGLIDADEVKRAMIATYGLAVVIGVYLVAVGGLPIVVVGLSGIAAGVLYTGGPFPYGYRGLGDLFVFVYFGVIAVTGTYYVQAVASASGIGTFPMTLPPGSVTAAAITASLPAAGLSTAILVVNNIRDRETDRAAGKKTLAVYMGYGWSRVEFLLLVGMAYVVPVVFAINSQYGLPALAPLLTLPLAATISKTVLTQTGGDALNPTLERVGQTLFAHSVLFALGLAVPQLL from the coding sequence ATGAGTACAGCGACGGCGGACGTTTCGAAGCGGCAGGCGTGGGTGATGGCCGCGCGGCCACAGACACTGCCTGCCGGGGCCGCGCCGGTCATCGTCGGGATGGGGTTGGCGGTCCACGCCGGCGTCTTCGCCCTATTGCCGGCAGTCGCAGCGCTGGTAGGTGCGCTGCTCATCCAGATTGGAACGAACTTCGCGAACGACTACTACGACGCGGTGAAGGGGGCCGACACCGACGACCGCGAGGGGTTCACCCGCGTGACCGCTGGCGGCCTCATCGACGCCGACGAGGTCAAGCGGGCGATGATAGCGACCTACGGGCTCGCCGTCGTCATCGGTGTCTATCTCGTCGCCGTCGGGGGTCTTCCTATCGTCGTCGTCGGTCTCTCGGGTATCGCCGCCGGGGTTCTCTACACCGGCGGACCGTTCCCCTACGGCTACCGCGGTCTGGGCGACCTGTTCGTGTTCGTCTACTTCGGCGTCATCGCGGTCACCGGCACATATTACGTGCAGGCTGTTGCGAGCGCAAGCGGCATCGGCACGTTCCCGATGACACTCCCGCCGGGGTCGGTCACTGCCGCCGCTATCACGGCAAGTCTCCCGGCGGCCGGCCTGTCGACCGCGATTCTGGTCGTCAACAACATCCGCGACCGCGAGACGGACCGCGCCGCGGGCAAGAAGACGCTGGCCGTCTATATGGGCTACGGATGGAGTCGCGTCGAATTTCTCCTGCTGGTCGGGATGGCCTACGTCGTCCCTGTCGTCTTCGCCATCAACAGCCAGTACGGGCTGCCAGCACTGGCTCCGCTGTTGACCCTGCCACTGGCGGCGACGATTTCGAAAACAGTCCTCACACAGACCGGCGGTGACGCGCTGAATCCGACGCTCGAACGGGTCGGCCAGACGCTGTTCGCCCACTCCGTCCTGTTCGCGCTCGGGCTCGCGGTCCCACAGCTACTATGA
- a CDS encoding long-chain-fatty-acid--CoA ligase — protein MHKPLLTTDFLDRAREYYGDKEAIVATTGERFTYDEFGERADGFSAAMAARGIEKGDRVAVLDPNTHYQLEAAYGTMQLGAVHTPLNYRLVPDDFEYILSDAEVDAVYADYEYAEKIEPIRDEVPTEIFVTNDTDAVDGDWESFDEIIEEAGTDYERPEMDEDDLITINYTSGTTGDPKGVCRTHRTETLHAYIVALHQEIRDDDVYLWTLPMFHVNGWGHIFSVTGMGAKHVCTRGVDAEGIFDAVRTEDVSYLCGAPTVLNILADRYDDHDGNIETTGANDVRIATAGSAPPEAVIRTVEDEFGWYLKHVYGATETGPLVTTSDARRFFEDGSDARFSVKKRQGIGYLGTDVRVVDEDGNDVPHDDETLGEVVVRGNQVMDRYWNKPEQTEEAFSDRVEGYYHMGDLATVDEDGMIAIRDRKKDIIISGGENISSIELEDTLYEHDAVSDVAVIPAPSDEWGETPKAFVVPNSGDPDNPGVTAEDLRTFTREQLATYKVVRRVEFVEELPTTATGKVQKYELREQEWEDEDEMVGQG, from the coding sequence ATGCATAAGCCACTGCTTACCACGGATTTTCTCGACCGTGCGCGGGAATACTACGGGGACAAAGAGGCTATCGTCGCTACGACCGGCGAGCGCTTCACATACGACGAATTCGGAGAGCGAGCCGACGGGTTCTCGGCGGCGATGGCCGCCCGTGGCATCGAGAAGGGGGACCGGGTGGCCGTGCTGGACCCGAACACGCACTACCAGCTCGAAGCGGCCTACGGGACCATGCAACTGGGCGCGGTCCACACGCCGCTGAACTACCGGCTCGTGCCGGACGATTTCGAATATATTCTCTCGGATGCTGAGGTCGACGCCGTCTACGCGGACTACGAGTACGCCGAGAAGATAGAGCCGATCCGCGACGAGGTGCCCACCGAAATTTTCGTCACCAACGACACGGACGCCGTCGACGGCGACTGGGAATCATTCGACGAGATTATCGAGGAGGCAGGGACCGACTACGAGCGCCCCGAGATGGACGAGGACGACCTCATCACCATCAACTACACGTCGGGGACCACCGGCGACCCGAAGGGCGTCTGCCGGACCCACCGTACCGAAACGCTCCACGCTTACATCGTCGCGCTCCACCAAGAGATCCGCGACGACGACGTGTACCTCTGGACGCTCCCGATGTTCCACGTCAACGGCTGGGGCCACATCTTCTCGGTCACCGGCATGGGCGCGAAACACGTCTGTACCCGCGGCGTCGACGCCGAGGGCATCTTCGACGCCGTCAGGACCGAAGACGTGTCCTACCTCTGTGGCGCGCCGACGGTGCTGAACATCCTGGCGGACCGCTACGACGACCACGACGGCAACATCGAGACGACCGGTGCCAACGACGTGCGTATCGCGACGGCCGGCAGCGCGCCGCCGGAAGCCGTCATCCGGACTGTCGAGGACGAGTTCGGCTGGTATCTGAAACACGTCTACGGTGCGACCGAAACCGGCCCGCTTGTCACGACCTCCGACGCTCGCCGCTTCTTCGAGGACGGTAGCGACGCCCGGTTCAGCGTCAAGAAGCGCCAGGGCATCGGCTACCTCGGAACGGACGTCCGTGTCGTCGACGAGGACGGGAACGACGTGCCACACGACGACGAGACGCTTGGGGAGGTCGTCGTCCGCGGCAATCAGGTGATGGACCGCTACTGGAACAAGCCCGAACAGACCGAGGAGGCCTTCTCGGACCGCGTCGAGGGCTACTACCACATGGGTGACCTCGCGACGGTCGACGAAGACGGCATGATCGCCATCCGCGACCGCAAGAAGGACATCATCATCTCCGGCGGCGAGAACATCTCCAGCATCGAACTGGAGGACACGCTCTACGAACACGACGCCGTCAGCGATGTCGCGGTCATCCCCGCGCCGAGCGACGAGTGGGGCGAGACCCCGAAGGCCTTCGTCGTCCCGAATTCGGGCGATCCCGACAACCCCGGTGTGACAGCCGAGGACCTCCGGACGTTCACCCGCGAACAACTGGCGACCTACAAAGTCGTTCGTCGGGTGGAGTTCGTTGAGGAACTGCCAACGACAGCGACCGGGAAAGTCCAGAAGTACGAACTCCGCGAACAGGAGTGGGAAGACGAGGACGAGATGGTCGGCCAGGGGTAG
- a CDS encoding hybrid sensor histidine kinase/response regulator → MTHIAAPIRILHVDDEPGFADMTATFLEREDDRIDVQTATNATAGLEILADTDIDCVVSDYDMPERNGIQFLEAVREGYDSLPFILYTGKGSEEIASDAISAGVTDYLQKESGTDQYAVLANRITNAVESQRVKRERNRQLDAIETAQEGISILDEDGRFIFVNEAYADLYGYDPAEMHGRHWELLYREADIPRIYSDIIPAVEENGYWTGTTIGLRADGSTFTEDHVLAQTDRGELVCTVRDISDQRDGEQELSRIKRAMDEAPIGIVITGPEQEDTPIIYTNRRFLALTGYTESEVLGRNCRFLQGEATESESVDAMRTAIDEEEPVSVELRNYRKDGTMFWNQVTIAPVRDDDGTVVNYVGFQQDITERKEHEYRLKALSESAKDLLRADTRENVAEIGVETARTVLGLEANTIHLFDEDERTLEPVAASDAIYELIDELPTFTPGESIAWRVYQSGDALAVDDVHTDPDIYNPDTLIKSELYLPLGEHGILLAGSETAAAFDQRDVVLGEILAGHVTSALKQVKGTEQLRDRERVLEQHNDRLETFTSVVSHDLRNPLNVAQGRLQLAREQCESEHLAAVERAHERMDTLLTDLLTLAQDGETVTDREPVALASLAENCWKTVETADATLITDIDRTVLANESRLKQLFENLVRNAVEHAGTDVTVTVGAVDDGFYVADDGPGISEDERETVFEAGYSTSPEGTGFGLSIAQEVASAHGWEISVRDSADGGARFEITGVSFCTS, encoded by the coding sequence ATGACGCATATTGCTGCCCCGATCCGTATTCTTCACGTCGATGATGAGCCGGGGTTTGCCGACATGACGGCGACGTTTCTCGAACGCGAGGACGACCGGATAGACGTCCAGACTGCGACGAACGCCACAGCGGGGCTGGAGATTCTGGCCGACACCGACATAGACTGTGTCGTCTCTGACTACGATATGCCCGAGCGGAACGGCATCCAGTTCCTCGAAGCCGTTCGCGAGGGGTACGATTCTCTGCCGTTCATTCTCTACACTGGCAAAGGCTCAGAGGAGATAGCCAGCGACGCGATTTCGGCCGGCGTCACCGATTACCTGCAGAAAGAGAGCGGCACGGACCAGTACGCGGTGCTCGCGAACAGAATCACGAACGCTGTGGAGTCCCAGCGAGTCAAGCGAGAGCGGAACCGCCAGCTCGATGCCATCGAAACCGCACAGGAGGGAATCAGCATCCTCGACGAGGACGGGCGGTTCATCTTCGTCAACGAAGCGTACGCGGACCTCTATGGCTACGATCCGGCTGAAATGCATGGACGGCACTGGGAACTACTGTATCGAGAGGCGGATATTCCTCGCATCTACAGCGACATTATCCCGGCTGTCGAGGAGAACGGCTACTGGACGGGCACGACGATTGGACTCCGTGCCGATGGAAGTACGTTCACTGAAGACCACGTGCTCGCGCAAACCGACCGTGGTGAACTGGTCTGTACTGTCCGTGATATCTCCGACCAGCGAGACGGTGAACAGGAACTCTCCCGGATCAAACGCGCTATGGACGAGGCACCTATCGGTATCGTGATCACCGGTCCCGAACAAGAAGATACGCCGATAATCTACACTAACCGTCGGTTTCTGGCACTGACCGGCTACACAGAGTCGGAGGTACTCGGCCGAAACTGCCGGTTCCTGCAGGGCGAGGCGACCGAGTCCGAGTCGGTCGATGCGATGCGGACAGCCATCGACGAGGAGGAGCCCGTGTCGGTCGAACTCCGGAACTACCGGAAGGACGGGACCATGTTCTGGAATCAGGTGACTATCGCCCCTGTCCGCGACGACGACGGAACGGTCGTCAACTACGTCGGATTCCAGCAGGACATCACCGAGCGAAAGGAACACGAATACCGCCTGAAAGCTCTCAGTGAGTCGGCCAAAGACTTGCTCCGGGCTGACACGCGCGAGAACGTCGCCGAGATCGGCGTCGAAACGGCGCGCACTGTACTGGGACTCGAAGCGAACACGATTCACCTCTTCGACGAGGACGAACGGACTCTCGAACCGGTCGCCGCCTCCGACGCGATATATGAGCTGATAGACGAGTTGCCGACCTTCACACCCGGGGAGAGCATTGCGTGGCGCGTCTACCAGTCCGGCGATGCTCTGGCCGTCGACGACGTCCATACTGACCCGGACATCTACAACCCGGACACGCTGATCAAAAGCGAACTGTATCTTCCGCTTGGCGAGCATGGCATCCTGCTGGCCGGCTCGGAGACGGCCGCGGCGTTCGACCAGCGGGATGTCGTCCTCGGAGAGATTCTGGCCGGACATGTCACCAGCGCGCTCAAACAGGTCAAAGGGACCGAACAGTTACGCGACCGTGAACGGGTCCTCGAACAACACAACGACCGGCTCGAAACGTTCACCAGCGTCGTCTCACACGATCTCCGGAATCCGCTGAACGTCGCCCAGGGACGGCTCCAGCTGGCACGCGAGCAGTGTGAGAGTGAGCATCTGGCCGCTGTCGAGCGAGCACACGAGCGGATGGACACGCTGCTGACTGATCTGCTCACGCTGGCACAGGACGGTGAGACCGTCACCGACCGCGAACCGGTCGCGCTCGCGTCGCTCGCCGAAAACTGCTGGAAGACTGTCGAAACGGCCGATGCGACACTCATCACCGATATCGACCGGACCGTCTTGGCAAACGAAAGCCGCCTGAAGCAGTTGTTCGAAAATCTCGTTCGGAATGCGGTCGAACACGCCGGGACGGACGTGACAGTAACAGTCGGGGCGGTGGACGACGGGTTCTACGTCGCCGACGACGGCCCCGGTATCTCCGAAGACGAGCGAGAGACAGTGTTCGAAGCCGGCTACTCGACGAGCCCGGAAGGAACTGGGTTCGGACTCAGTATCGCCCAGGAGGTCGCGTCGGCACACGGCTGGGAGATCAGCGTTCGAGACAGTGCCGATGGTGGCGCACGGTTCGAGATTACCGGCGTCTCGTTTTGCACCTCGTAG
- a CDS encoding DUF7490 domain-containing protein, protein MRRETLLTGGVVVVVLTMLIGATAVPGALSEPEDNVRESYLDLRETTIEPASVDGQTVTLSIDARLSHRGGPAENVTVETRAIDADTGLVATTTRQSVGTIEGEREVSVRSNITVERAGGYRIDTIVYEDGNRVETGQQSVQNVDALTPAYARSTVTFQRFENAGVPLDSITYRIDSVSNNQTTLNVSVYVTNAGNSPSDDLSLRLRARQADSNVIADESTVRVGQIRPGRTEIVRTQLTVPDDYNYWLDGMLLSDGVIVGTESSPANLHPTERLQENETRQQVGFQSSDFEQDRPEEREMDGPQQTAAGEGPGFTALLGLIAVLASGLLITRRQTNE, encoded by the coding sequence GTGCGACGTGAAACCCTCCTGACCGGTGGCGTGGTCGTGGTCGTCCTGACCATGCTCATCGGTGCAACAGCGGTCCCCGGCGCGCTCTCCGAACCCGAAGACAACGTTCGCGAGAGCTATCTCGACCTCCGCGAGACGACCATCGAACCGGCGTCGGTCGACGGCCAGACGGTGACGCTCTCCATCGACGCCCGCCTCTCACACCGTGGCGGCCCAGCCGAGAACGTCACCGTGGAGACGCGGGCCATCGACGCGGACACCGGCCTCGTCGCGACGACGACGCGGCAGTCAGTCGGCACAATCGAAGGGGAACGAGAAGTATCGGTGCGGTCGAACATCACAGTCGAGCGGGCGGGCGGCTATCGGATCGACACAATCGTCTACGAGGACGGTAACCGCGTCGAGACCGGTCAGCAGTCGGTCCAGAACGTCGACGCCCTCACACCGGCGTACGCCCGCAGTACCGTGACCTTCCAGCGGTTCGAGAACGCCGGCGTCCCGCTGGACTCCATCACCTACCGGATTGACAGCGTCTCGAACAACCAGACGACCCTGAACGTCTCGGTGTACGTCACGAACGCCGGCAACAGTCCGTCTGATGACCTCTCGCTACGCCTCCGGGCGCGGCAGGCCGACTCGAACGTCATCGCCGACGAGTCGACCGTTCGGGTCGGCCAGATTCGCCCCGGCCGAACGGAGATTGTCAGAACGCAACTGACGGTGCCTGACGACTACAACTACTGGCTTGACGGGATGTTGCTCTCTGACGGCGTCATCGTCGGGACCGAGAGTTCCCCGGCGAACCTCCATCCGACGGAGCGTCTGCAGGAGAACGAAACCAGACAGCAAGTCGGCTTCCAGTCTAGCGATTTCGAGCAGGACCGGCCCGAAGAACGAGAGATGGACGGACCACAGCAGACCGCGGCCGGGGAAGGTCCCGGCTTCACGGCGCTACTCGGCCTGATTGCCGTCCTCGCAAGCGGCCTCCTCATCACACGGAGACAGACCAATGAGTGA
- a CDS encoding DUF2797 domain-containing protein: protein MRLRTEAPDVQVVGYRARVDEHAALLLAENGSVTTERLDPDTELSYTLGERHCAGAVDGDRHFRCDNDPAPYCPEHTDIWPCARCTGDCNKPLDTCDEEHAVYLAAFAPDIIKVGVTRSWRLETRLREQGADRAAHLRTVADGRIARQVEADIAAELGDRVRVPTKISGFDQSVDTDWWASLCERYDPLATYDFEYGLTLSDRPMAETLATGTVRGTKGRVAVLANNGSIYAVDLRQLVGYELIDGRTDRDLQSSLGAFG from the coding sequence TTGCGGCTCCGCACCGAAGCGCCGGACGTGCAGGTCGTGGGCTACCGTGCGCGGGTCGACGAACACGCCGCGCTCCTGTTGGCCGAGAACGGGAGCGTGACCACTGAGCGACTGGACCCGGACACCGAACTCTCGTACACGCTCGGCGAGCGCCACTGTGCCGGTGCAGTCGACGGCGACCGCCACTTCCGCTGTGACAACGACCCCGCGCCGTACTGCCCGGAACACACCGACATCTGGCCGTGTGCCCGCTGTACCGGGGACTGCAACAAACCACTCGACACTTGCGATGAGGAACACGCGGTGTATCTGGCGGCGTTCGCGCCCGATATCATCAAGGTCGGCGTCACTCGCTCCTGGCGGCTGGAGACGCGGCTCCGCGAGCAGGGGGCCGACAGGGCCGCCCACCTCCGGACCGTCGCCGACGGCCGCATCGCCCGGCAAGTCGAGGCCGACATTGCCGCCGAACTGGGGGACCGGGTCAGGGTCCCCACGAAAATATCTGGCTTCGACCAGTCCGTCGACACCGACTGGTGGGCATCGCTGTGCGAGCGCTACGACCCGCTTGCGACCTACGACTTCGAGTACGGTCTGACTCTGTCGGACCGACCGATGGCCGAAACCCTGGCGACAGGGACCGTCCGAGGGACGAAAGGACGAGTCGCCGTGCTTGCGAACAACGGCAGCATCTACGCCGTGGACCTCCGCCAGCTCGTCGGCTACGAACTCATAGACGGCCGAACCGACCGGGATCTGCAGTCGAGCCTCGGCGCGTTCGGGTAA
- a CDS encoding YbhB/YbcL family Raf kinase inhibitor-like protein, protein MPELHLRSPAFDDGDRIPEEHGYSAANTNPPLEVENVPPDASSLLLIVDDPDAEEPAGKVWDHWLVWNIPPDVGRIPEGWVPDEATEGQNDFGEVGWGGPSPPDREHTYRFLLYALDTTLDLSPAADKDDVYDAASGHVVEKAQLNGTYPA, encoded by the coding sequence ATGCCAGAGCTACACCTCCGAAGCCCGGCGTTCGATGACGGTGACCGTATTCCCGAGGAACACGGCTATTCGGCGGCGAACACGAACCCCCCGCTGGAGGTCGAGAACGTCCCGCCGGACGCGTCGTCGCTCCTCCTCATCGTTGACGACCCCGACGCCGAGGAACCGGCCGGAAAGGTGTGGGACCACTGGCTCGTCTGGAACATCCCGCCAGATGTCGGCCGGATTCCGGAGGGATGGGTGCCTGACGAGGCGACAGAGGGACAGAACGACTTCGGCGAGGTGGGGTGGGGCGGTCCGAGTCCGCCCGACCGGGAACACACCTATCGGTTCCTCCTGTACGCGCTGGATACGACGCTCGACCTCTCCCCGGCAGCAGACAAAGATGACGTGTACGACGCGGCCAGCGGCCACGTCGTCGAAAAGGCACAATTGAACGGTACGTATCCGGCCTAA
- a CDS encoding NAD-dependent epimerase/dehydratase family protein codes for MDVSEKRIVVTGGAGFIGSHLVERLVPDNDVLVVDNEASGQSEWVHEDATYLDGDLTDSDVVAEAITSDVDLVVHLAASKLVDTDTPRRQFEDNSDITYNILERMQDAGVENLVFTSSSTVYGEAPRPTPEDYAPLEPISVYGATKLAEESLVSTYAHSHDIQSWVFRFANIVGPRLRGAVIPDFIEKLTEDPSTLTILGDGRQEKSYMHISECIDAMLFAVEHADRDHNVFNLGTRTTTSVDRIASIVADEMDIDPEYEYTGGDRGWTGDVPRMRLSIDKLSALGWEPEQSSDDAVRQSTRELLEEL; via the coding sequence ATGGACGTATCAGAGAAGCGAATAGTCGTCACCGGCGGGGCGGGCTTTATCGGGTCACATCTGGTCGAGCGCCTCGTTCCGGACAACGACGTACTGGTCGTCGACAACGAAGCGAGCGGACAATCCGAATGGGTTCATGAGGACGCAACCTATCTAGATGGTGACCTCACTGATTCCGATGTCGTCGCCGAGGCCATCACGAGCGATGTCGACCTCGTCGTCCACCTCGCGGCGTCGAAACTGGTGGATACGGACACGCCCCGCCGGCAGTTCGAGGACAACAGCGACATCACGTACAACATCCTCGAACGAATGCAGGACGCTGGCGTCGAGAATCTGGTGTTTACGTCGTCGTCCACAGTATACGGCGAAGCGCCGCGGCCGACACCGGAAGACTACGCGCCGCTTGAGCCGATCAGCGTCTACGGCGCGACGAAACTCGCCGAGGAGTCACTCGTCTCGACGTACGCCCACAGCCACGACATCCAGTCGTGGGTGTTCCGGTTTGCGAACATTGTCGGCCCGCGCCTGCGCGGGGCGGTCATTCCCGACTTCATCGAGAAACTCACCGAGGACCCGTCGACGCTGACGATTCTCGGCGACGGCCGCCAAGAGAAATCCTACATGCACATCTCCGAGTGCATCGACGCGATGCTGTTCGCCGTCGAACACGCCGACAGGGACCACAACGTGTTCAACCTCGGCACGCGGACGACCACCTCGGTCGACCGCATCGCCAGCATCGTCGCCGACGAGATGGATATCGACCCCGAGTACGAGTACACCGGCGGCGACCGCGGCTGGACCGGCGACGTGCCGCGGATGCGCCTCTCTATCGACAAGCTCTCAGCGCTCGGCTGGGAACCCGAACAGTCGAGCGACGACGCGGTACGGCAGTCGACCCGCGAACTGCTCGAAGAACTCTGA
- a CDS encoding DsbA family protein — MTRFTRRGFLSATTVALGALAGCVGGGSESAGTETPTPAPGQPLSTPVAGDPEADVTVAVYEDYACPHCATYSESVFPEVQDDYLADGTIRYEFHDFPIPVDEEVSWQAASAARAVQDTVGDDAFFTYSKRLFANQTQLGPDTYADLTEGLDVDGEAIRAAATGELYRPTVSGDREAGIDRGVQGTPAVFVNGEQVEWSEIAYEPVRAAIEAARSDE; from the coding sequence ATGACTCGATTCACTCGCCGCGGCTTCCTCTCGGCGACGACTGTCGCTCTCGGCGCGCTGGCCGGGTGTGTCGGTGGCGGTTCCGAGTCGGCCGGAACGGAGACGCCGACCCCCGCACCGGGCCAACCGCTCTCGACGCCGGTCGCGGGCGACCCCGAGGCTGACGTTACGGTCGCGGTGTACGAGGATTACGCCTGTCCGCACTGCGCGACCTACTCGGAGTCTGTCTTCCCAGAGGTTCAGGACGACTACCTCGCTGATGGAACCATCCGCTACGAGTTCCACGACTTCCCGATACCGGTCGACGAAGAAGTATCGTGGCAGGCCGCAAGCGCCGCGCGTGCCGTACAGGACACCGTCGGCGACGACGCCTTCTTCACCTACTCCAAGCGCCTGTTCGCAAACCAGACCCAACTGGGGCCAGACACCTACGCCGACCTGACGGAGGGACTGGACGTCGACGGCGAGGCTATTCGAGCGGCTGCGACGGGGGAACTGTACCGCCCAACGGTCTCCGGCGACCGCGAGGCCGGTATCGACCGGGGCGTTCAGGGAACACCAGCCGTGTTCGTCAACGGCGAGCAGGTCGAGTGGAGCGAAATCGCCTACGAGCCCGTACGGGCAGCTATCGAAGCGGCACGGAGCGACGAATGA
- a CDS encoding tRNA (cytidine(56)-2'-O)-methyltransferase: MKDSPQVTVLRLGHRPGRDERMTTHVGLTARALGADKVVLANAARNQADTVIDITDRFGGPFDVASTEEPKRLIRDFEGRVVHLTMYGEPVQDIEADVREAHAEDPLLVVVGAEKVPFEVYEHADWNVGVTNQPHSEVASLAVFLDRLFEGRELDREWENPDRVVVPQETGKRVVDPDEE; encoded by the coding sequence ATGAAGGACTCGCCGCAGGTGACGGTGCTTCGGCTGGGCCACCGGCCCGGTCGGGACGAGCGGATGACGACCCACGTCGGGCTGACCGCACGCGCGCTCGGGGCCGACAAGGTCGTGCTGGCAAACGCCGCCCGCAATCAGGCCGACACCGTCATCGACATCACCGACCGGTTCGGCGGCCCCTTCGACGTGGCCTCGACGGAGGAGCCAAAGCGGCTCATCCGCGATTTCGAGGGTCGCGTCGTCCACCTGACGATGTACGGCGAGCCGGTTCAGGACATCGAGGCCGATGTTCGCGAGGCCCACGCCGAAGACCCGCTGCTGGTCGTCGTCGGCGCGGAGAAAGTCCCCTTCGAGGTGTACGAACACGCTGACTGGAACGTCGGCGTCACCAACCAGCCACACTCCGAGGTCGCCTCGCTGGCCGTCTTCCTCGACCGCCTGTTCGAGGGCCGGGAGCTGGACCGCGAGTGGGAGAACCCCGACAGGGTGGTCGTCCCGCAGGAAACCGGCAAGCGGGTCGTCGACCCCGACGAGGAGTGA
- a CDS encoding sulfatase, with product MSRHNVLLVVADSLRARNTSVLGYRRETTPFLDAFAEEATVYTQARSPSNWTVPSHVSLFTGHETHEHGVDHTARLDAGHTIFEELAAAGYDTGLFSDNPFLTDHESGLDDVFQTAVGSPEQYDSAYETNGSLGDWPNGFWYADRTLEWISERESDWAACINLMDTHRPYEPLPEYDEWSDERSRDMQESMGFKWHWEFLSGNLSLGFAGILEQIYDGAVRQADAIFETLIRGLDEQGALDDTLVVFAGDHGEGFGEPTAIPSEPPAVSHRIGTHDTMYHVPLVVRAPGQREGHRVTDLATLSRFPDAVRAMALGDGNADGPMFASPNGTVVASQAPIGPAMREEAERVCGDAAPFAKHARLVYHDRPGDEVRKRAAWGDSAHESIIKGCGGTAEDSDIDAAIVQDHFDSDRYTDVDIATPLDGYTEFEDASDTQFAGDLDERLEALGYK from the coding sequence ATGTCGCGTCACAACGTGTTGCTCGTCGTCGCCGACAGTCTCCGCGCCCGGAACACCTCCGTCTTGGGCTATCGGCGGGAGACCACGCCTTTCCTCGACGCCTTCGCCGAGGAGGCGACGGTGTACACGCAGGCTCGCAGCCCGAGCAACTGGACCGTCCCCAGCCACGTCAGCCTGTTCACGGGCCACGAAACCCACGAACACGGCGTCGACCACACCGCGAGACTCGACGCCGGCCACACAATCTTCGAGGAACTGGCAGCAGCGGGCTATGACACGGGATTGTTCTCCGACAATCCGTTCCTGACCGACCACGAATCAGGACTCGATGACGTGTTCCAGACGGCTGTCGGCTCGCCCGAACAGTACGATTCGGCCTACGAGACCAACGGCTCGCTGGGCGACTGGCCGAACGGCTTCTGGTACGCCGACCGGACGCTCGAGTGGATCTCTGAGCGGGAGAGCGACTGGGCAGCCTGTATCAATCTAATGGACACCCACCGCCCGTACGAACCGCTTCCCGAGTACGACGAGTGGAGCGACGAACGCTCCCGCGACATGCAGGAGTCGATGGGATTCAAGTGGCACTGGGAGTTCCTCTCCGGGAATCTCTCGCTTGGCTTTGCTGGCATTCTCGAACAGATATACGACGGCGCAGTCCGGCAGGCAGACGCCATCTTCGAGACCCTGATCCGCGGGCTGGACGAGCAAGGTGCCCTCGACGATACGCTGGTCGTCTTCGCCGGCGACCACGGCGAGGGCTTCGGCGAGCCAACGGCGATTCCTTCGGAGCCGCCGGCGGTCAGCCATCGCATCGGAACACACGACACAATGTACCACGTCCCGCTCGTCGTCCGCGCCCCCGGCCAGCGCGAGGGACACCGCGTCACCGATCTGGCGACCCTCAGCCGATTCCCAGACGCCGTCCGCGCGATGGCGCTCGGCGACGGCAACGCCGACGGCCCGATGTTTGCGTCGCCGAACGGGACTGTCGTCGCGTCACAGGCCCCCATCGGCCCGGCGATGCGCGAGGAAGCCGAACGGGTCTGTGGGGACGCCGCTCCGTTCGCAAAACACGCCAGACTGGTCTATCACGACCGGCCCGGCGACGAAGTGCGAAAACGGGCGGCGTGGGGCGACAGTGCCCACGAATCCATCATCAAAGGCTGTGGCGGCACAGCCGAGGATAGCGATATCGATGCCGCCATCGTCCAAGATCACTTCGACAGCGACCGGTACACCGACGTGGATATTGCGACGCCGCTCGACGGCTACACCGAGTTCGAGGATGCGTCCGACACGCAGTTTGCCGGGGACCTCGACGAGCGACTGGAGGCGCTGGGATACAAATGA